A genomic window from Frankiaceae bacterium includes:
- a CDS encoding phosphoribosylaminoimidazolesuccinocarboxamide synthase, whose protein sequence is MPLAAEEFAGLTHVGSGKVRELFAVGDDAILLVASDRISAFDYVLPTEIPDKGAVLTALSLFWFDLLAEIVPSHVITTKVDEYPAELKPYTEQLRGRSMLCKRLAMVPVECVARGYLTGSGLKDYNATGEVCGIALPAGLVDGSKLPAPIFTPATKAEVGLHDENISEEAVAATVGRELTDELKRLTIGIFERASVHAGERGVILADTKFEFGHDENGVLTLGDEVLTPDSSRFWPADTYEPGKAQPSYDKQYVRDWLVGSGWDKNSEPPALPAEVVEKTRAKYVEAYERLTGASFDDYLRNA, encoded by the coding sequence ATGCCCCTCGCCGCCGAAGAGTTCGCCGGTCTCACGCACGTCGGGTCCGGCAAGGTCCGCGAGCTGTTCGCGGTGGGCGACGACGCGATCCTGCTCGTCGCCTCCGACCGGATCAGCGCGTTCGACTACGTCCTCCCCACCGAGATCCCCGACAAGGGCGCGGTGCTGACGGCGCTGAGCCTGTTCTGGTTCGACCTGCTCGCGGAGATCGTGCCGAGCCACGTCATCACGACGAAGGTGGACGAGTACCCAGCCGAGCTGAAGCCGTACACCGAGCAGCTGCGCGGGCGTTCGATGCTCTGCAAGCGGCTCGCCATGGTGCCCGTCGAGTGCGTCGCGCGCGGCTACCTCACCGGCTCCGGCCTCAAGGACTACAACGCCACCGGCGAGGTCTGCGGCATCGCGCTGCCCGCCGGCCTCGTGGACGGCTCGAAGCTGCCCGCGCCGATCTTCACGCCGGCCACCAAGGCCGAGGTCGGGCTGCACGACGAGAACATCTCCGAGGAGGCCGTCGCCGCCACCGTCGGCCGCGAGCTCACCGACGAGCTCAAGCGGCTCACCATCGGCATCTTCGAACGCGCCTCCGTCCACGCCGGCGAGCGCGGCGTCATCCTCGCCGACACCAAGTTCGAGTTCGGCCACGACGAGAACGGCGTCCTGACCCTCGGCGACGAGGTGCTGACGCCGGACTCGTCGCGGTTCTGGCCCGCGGACACGTACGAGCCCGGCAAGGCGCAGCCGTCGTACGACAAGCAGTACGTCCGCGACTGGCTCGTCGGCTCGGGCTGGGACAAGAACAGCGAGCCGCCCGCGCTGCCCGCCGAGGTCGTCGAGAAGACGCGCGCGAAGTACGTCGAGGCGTACGAGCGGCTCACCGGCGCGTCGTTCGACGACTACCTGCGCAACGCGTAG
- the purE gene encoding 5-(carboxyamino)imidazole ribonucleotide mutase: MPDESPKVAIVYGSLSDANVMNQAGAMLERFGIAYDECSISAHRAPRALADWMAELEPRGYEVVIAGAGMSAALPGVVAAHTVLPVIGVPIKGGALDGLDALLAISQMPPGVPVACVGLDAAKNAAVLAVQILATNDPDLRAKLWKFKDDFESAATASLSR, encoded by the coding sequence GTGCCCGACGAGAGCCCGAAGGTCGCCATCGTCTACGGCTCGCTGAGCGACGCCAACGTGATGAACCAGGCCGGAGCGATGCTGGAACGCTTCGGCATCGCGTACGACGAGTGCTCCATCTCCGCGCACCGCGCCCCGCGCGCGCTCGCCGACTGGATGGCCGAGCTCGAGCCGCGCGGCTACGAGGTCGTCATCGCCGGCGCCGGCATGAGCGCCGCGCTGCCGGGCGTCGTTGCGGCGCACACGGTCCTGCCGGTCATCGGCGTCCCGATCAAGGGCGGCGCGCTCGACGGGCTCGACGCGCTGCTCGCCATCAGCCAGATGCCGCCGGGCGTGCCGGTCGCCTGCGTCGGCCTGGACGCCGCGAAGAACGCCGCCGTCCTCGCCGTGCAGATCCTCGCCACCAACGACCCGGACCTGCGCGCCAAGCTCTGGAAGTTCAAGGACGACTTCGAGAGCGCCGCCACCGCCTCCCTCTCTCGATGA
- the purQ gene encoding phosphoribosylformylglycinamidine synthase subunit PurQ, whose protein sequence is MPARVGVVTFPGSLDDRDALRAVELAGGEPVSLWHADPSLHGVDAVILPGGFSYGDYLRCGAIARFSPVMEAVIAHARSGGPVLGICNGFQVLCESHLLPGALMRNGGRRFTCLDQRLRIECAKTAWTTAYAEGDEVTIVLKNGEGRFYADERTLDALEAEGRVVARYLDGNPNGSLRDIAGITNEDGNVVGLMPHPEHAVEALTGPGTDGLGFFTSVLEHVGLKA, encoded by the coding sequence ATGCCCGCCCGCGTCGGCGTCGTGACGTTCCCCGGATCGCTCGACGACCGCGACGCGCTGCGCGCCGTCGAGCTGGCCGGCGGCGAACCCGTGAGCCTGTGGCACGCCGACCCGTCGCTGCACGGCGTGGACGCCGTGATCCTGCCGGGCGGGTTCTCGTACGGCGACTACCTCCGCTGTGGCGCCATCGCCCGCTTCTCGCCGGTGATGGAGGCCGTCATCGCGCACGCGCGCTCCGGCGGCCCGGTCCTCGGCATCTGCAACGGCTTCCAGGTGCTCTGCGAGTCGCACCTGCTCCCCGGCGCGCTCATGCGCAACGGCGGCCGCCGCTTCACCTGCCTCGACCAGCGGCTGCGGATCGAGTGCGCCAAGACCGCGTGGACGACGGCGTACGCCGAGGGCGACGAGGTCACGATCGTCCTCAAGAACGGCGAGGGCCGCTTCTACGCCGACGAGCGCACGCTCGACGCGCTCGAGGCCGAGGGGCGGGTCGTCGCGCGGTACCTCGACGGCAACCCCAACGGCTCGCTCCGCGACATCGCCGGCATCACCAACGAGGACGGCAACGTCGTCGGCCTCATGCCGCACCCCGAGCACGCGGTCGAGGCGCTGACCGGCCCCGGCACCGACGGGCTCGGCTTCTTCACGAGCGTCCTGGAGCACGTCGGCCTCAAGGCGTAG
- the purS gene encoding phosphoribosylformylglycinamidine synthase subunit PurS → MPRVVVDVTLKPEILDPQGQAVANALPSLGFTGVEGVRVGKHFEIDLSGEVDEQRLADVRTMAEKLLANPVIEDFTVRVEE, encoded by the coding sequence GTGCCGCGCGTCGTCGTCGACGTCACGCTCAAGCCCGAGATCCTCGACCCGCAGGGCCAGGCCGTCGCCAACGCCCTGCCTTCGCTCGGCTTCACCGGCGTCGAGGGGGTCCGCGTCGGGAAGCACTTCGAGATCGACCTGTCGGGCGAGGTCGACGAGCAGCGGCTCGCCGACGTCCGCACGATGGCGGAGAAGCTGCTCGCCAACCCCGTCATCGAGGACTTCACCGTCCGAGTAGAGGAATGA
- a CDS encoding YndJ family transporter encodes MPGLVGALSVLGMAVVAPLGLRRLATPGVARLVPFWPFLALVAGWGLLLERGAVAVALVLPYAVACAAVAALAALRFLRDRRLGTRDMVAGFACAALFVAATSLVAERAGIELLGFTLAIHGLTVAHFHYAAFAAVLVAGLTWQAAPSRLTTAGAWAVPVGTAITFAGFFTGNAVELVGATVLTGGLLLTSYALLRLRPHAFLVVAALAIPLTMALALWWAAGEAFGYGHPTLRQMAATHGVANALGVGLCGLLGWRSVTPPSL; translated from the coding sequence GTGCCTGGTCTGGTCGGCGCCCTGTCGGTGCTGGGCATGGCCGTCGTCGCGCCGCTCGGGCTCCGCCGCCTGGCGACGCCGGGCGTGGCCCGCCTGGTCCCGTTCTGGCCGTTCCTCGCGCTCGTCGCGGGCTGGGGTCTGCTGCTGGAACGCGGCGCCGTCGCGGTGGCTCTCGTGCTGCCGTACGCCGTCGCCTGCGCTGCCGTCGCGGCGCTCGCTGCACTGCGGTTCCTGCGCGACCGGCGGCTCGGCACGCGCGACATGGTGGCGGGGTTCGCCTGCGCGGCGCTGTTCGTCGCGGCGACCAGCCTCGTGGCGGAGCGCGCGGGAATCGAGTTGCTCGGCTTCACCCTCGCCATCCACGGGCTGACCGTGGCGCACTTCCACTACGCGGCGTTCGCGGCGGTGCTCGTCGCGGGGCTCACCTGGCAGGCCGCGCCGAGCCGTCTCACGACCGCGGGCGCGTGGGCGGTGCCGGTCGGGACCGCGATCACGTTCGCGGGCTTCTTCACCGGCAACGCCGTCGAGCTCGTCGGCGCCACGGTGCTGACGGGCGGGCTGCTGCTGACGTCGTACGCCCTGCTTCGCCTGCGCCCCCACGCGTTCCTCGTCGTCGCCGCGCTGGCCATCCCGCTGACGATGGCGCTGGCGCTGTGGTGGGCGGCGGGCGAGGCGTTCGGGTACGGCCACCCGACTCTGCGGCAGATGGCCGCGACCCACGGCGTCGCGAACGCGCTCGGCGTCGGCCTCTGCGGCCTGCTCGGCTGGCGTTCGGTGACGCCGCCATCGCTGTAG
- a CDS encoding adenylosuccinate synthase: MPAVVIVGAQWGDEGKGKATDLLGDRLDYVVRYNGGNNAGHTVVIGSEKYALHLLPTGILTPTLVPVIGNGVVVDLGVLFEEIDLLDARGVDTSRLLISANAHVITPYHRTMDKVVERFLGNAKLGTTGRGIGPAYADKMSRVGVRVQDLFDEKILRQKVDGALKAKNQLLTKVYNRKAIETDAVVDELLTYADRLQPLVADTALLLHHALLDGKNVLLEGGQATMLDVDHGTYPFVTSSNPTTGGACTGSGIAPRHLTRAIGVLKAYTTRVGEGPFPTELNDEWGTLLRENGGEFGTTTGRPRRCGWFDAVIARYAARINGLTDFFLTKLDVLSGIERIPVCVGYRVGGTVFDEMPVSQSDFHHAEPVYEELPGWDDDITGATTFEDLPKNAQAYVKALEEMSGAPISAIGVGPGRTQTVVVRDLV; encoded by the coding sequence ATGCCCGCCGTCGTCATCGTCGGGGCACAGTGGGGAGACGAGGGGAAGGGCAAGGCCACCGACCTGCTCGGTGACCGGCTCGACTACGTCGTCCGCTACAACGGCGGCAACAACGCCGGCCACACCGTCGTCATCGGCAGCGAGAAGTACGCGCTGCACCTGCTCCCCACCGGCATCCTCACGCCGACGCTCGTGCCGGTCATCGGCAACGGCGTCGTCGTCGACCTCGGCGTCCTCTTCGAGGAGATCGACCTGCTGGACGCGCGCGGCGTCGACACCTCGCGGCTGCTCATCAGCGCCAACGCGCACGTCATCACGCCGTACCACCGCACCATGGACAAGGTGGTCGAGAGGTTCCTCGGCAACGCCAAGCTCGGCACCACCGGCCGCGGGATCGGGCCCGCGTACGCCGACAAGATGTCCCGCGTCGGGGTGCGGGTGCAGGACCTGTTCGACGAGAAGATCCTGCGGCAGAAGGTCGACGGCGCGCTCAAGGCCAAGAACCAGCTGCTCACCAAGGTCTACAACCGCAAGGCCATCGAGACCGACGCGGTCGTGGACGAGCTGCTGACGTACGCCGACCGCCTCCAGCCGCTCGTCGCCGACACCGCCCTGCTGCTGCACCACGCGCTGCTCGACGGCAAGAACGTCCTGCTCGAAGGCGGCCAGGCCACCATGCTCGACGTCGACCACGGGACGTATCCGTTCGTCACGTCGTCCAACCCGACCACCGGCGGCGCCTGCACCGGCTCCGGCATCGCGCCGCGGCACCTCACGCGCGCGATCGGCGTGCTCAAGGCGTACACGACGCGGGTCGGCGAGGGGCCGTTCCCGACCGAGCTGAACGACGAGTGGGGCACGCTGCTGCGCGAGAACGGCGGCGAGTTCGGCACCACCACGGGGCGGCCACGTCGGTGCGGGTGGTTCGACGCCGTCATCGCCCGCTACGCCGCGCGCATCAACGGCCTCACCGACTTCTTCCTCACCAAGCTCGACGTGCTCTCCGGCATCGAGCGCATCCCCGTCTGCGTCGGCTACCGCGTCGGCGGCACGGTCTTCGACGAGATGCCGGTGTCGCAGTCGGACTTCCACCACGCCGAGCCGGTGTACGAAGAGCTCCCCGGCTGGGACGACGACATCACCGGCGCAACGACGTTCGAGGACCTGCCGAAGAACGCTCAGGCGTACGTCAAGGCGCTGGAGGAGATGTCCGGCGCGCCCATCAGCGCCATCGGCGTCGGCCCCGGCCGTACGCAGACGGTGGTCGTCAGGGACTTGGTCTAA
- the purB gene encoding adenylosuccinate lyase, with translation MIGRYTLPEMGRVWSEAHKYELWCQVETLVLEAHAAAGVVPADCVEPVKNAPPPTPEAVDEIEQVTQHDVIAFLSAWADNTTPREAAAYVHFGMTSSDLLDTALALQLTDATDILLAKADALVGHLRGLGLAHRDTVKVGRTHGVHAEPDTFGHTVANFAFAMARSRDRLRRAREAVAIAKISGAVGTYSNIDDDVERHVAAQLGLTPADAATQVVIRDGISEWVSALGVMATVCEAVALEVRHGQRTEVRELEEPFRKGQKGSSAMPHKRNPILCERICGLARVVRAQVVPVMEGIPLWHERDISHSSVERIALPDAAIGTDYLLHLTTKLVTGLTVDAERMRANLDATGGLIYTSAVLLELVEAGLSREDAYAVTQAAAMETWQSGVPFRETLRKHPEADALTDERLDEVCRPDRYLSRLGPVFDRLASLA, from the coding sequence ATGATCGGGCGGTACACCCTCCCCGAGATGGGCCGGGTCTGGTCCGAGGCCCACAAGTACGAGCTCTGGTGCCAGGTCGAGACCCTCGTCCTGGAAGCCCACGCCGCGGCGGGCGTCGTCCCCGCCGACTGCGTCGAGCCTGTCAAGAACGCGCCGCCGCCCACCCCCGAGGCGGTCGACGAGATCGAGCAGGTGACGCAGCACGACGTCATCGCGTTCCTGTCGGCCTGGGCGGACAACACGACACCGCGCGAGGCGGCGGCGTACGTCCACTTCGGCATGACGAGCAGCGACCTGCTCGACACCGCGCTGGCGCTGCAGCTCACCGACGCCACCGACATCCTGCTGGCCAAGGCCGACGCCCTCGTCGGCCACCTCCGCGGCCTGGGTCTCGCGCACCGTGACACGGTCAAGGTCGGCCGTACGCACGGTGTCCACGCCGAGCCCGACACGTTCGGCCACACGGTCGCGAACTTCGCGTTCGCCATGGCCCGCAGCCGCGACCGGCTCCGGCGCGCCCGCGAGGCCGTCGCTATCGCCAAGATCAGCGGCGCGGTGGGGACGTACTCCAACATCGACGACGACGTCGAGCGCCACGTCGCCGCGCAGCTCGGCCTGACCCCCGCCGACGCCGCGACGCAGGTCGTGATCCGCGACGGCATCAGCGAGTGGGTCTCCGCGCTCGGCGTCATGGCGACGGTCTGCGAGGCCGTCGCGCTGGAGGTACGCCACGGCCAGCGCACCGAGGTACGCGAGCTCGAGGAGCCGTTCAGGAAGGGCCAGAAGGGCTCCTCCGCGATGCCGCACAAGCGCAACCCGATCCTCTGCGAACGCATCTGCGGTCTGGCCCGCGTCGTCCGCGCGCAGGTCGTCCCCGTCATGGAGGGCATCCCGCTCTGGCACGAGCGCGACATCAGCCACTCCTCCGTCGAGCGGATCGCGCTCCCCGACGCCGCGATCGGCACCGACTACCTGCTGCACCTCACGACCAAGCTCGTCACCGGCCTCACCGTCGACGCCGAGCGGATGCGCGCCAACCTCGACGCGACCGGCGGCCTCATCTACACGAGCGCCGTCCTGCTGGAGCTGGTGGAGGCAGGCCTCTCCCGCGAGGACGCGTACGCCGTCACGCAGGCCGCGGCGATGGAGACGTGGCAGAGCGGGGTGCCGTTCCGCGAGACGCTGCGCAAGCACCCCGAGGCCGACGCCCTCACCGACGAACGCCTCGACGAGGTCTGCCGCCCCGACCGCTACCTCTCGCGCCTCGGCCCGGTGTTCGACCGGCTGGCGTCGCTGGCCTGA
- the purL gene encoding phosphoribosylformylglycinamidine synthase subunit PurL: MTDTQPYAELGLKDDEYARILDILGRRPTDEELAMFSIMWSEHCSYKSSKVHLRRFGDAVVTNERVLAGIGENAGVIDVGDGLAVTFKVESHNHPSFVEPYQGAATGVGGIVRDILAMGARPVAVMDSLRFGDATAPDTRRLVDGVVAGISGYGNCLGLPNIGGEVVFDPTYAGNPLVNALCLGVLPVERLHLAAATGAGNVVVLIGAKTGRDGIGGVSVLASATFDEGSEARRPAVQVGDPFTEKVLIECCLELYERGLVTGIQDLGGAGLTCATSETAAKGSGGMHVDLDRVPLREPSMTAAEVLASESQERMLAIVQPEHLDEVLATCRKWGALATPIGEVTNGDRLVVDWHGQTVVDVPPRALADEGPVYERPMARPSDLDALQADTPDRLPRPASGADLRATLLRLAASPNLASKRWVTDQYDRYVQGNTVLAAPEDAGVVRLTESGAGVALALDGNGRYTRLDPYAGAQLALAEACRNVAAVGAVPIAATDCLNFGSPEDPEVMWQFAEAVRGLADGCVAMGTPVIGGNVSFYNQTGDVAINPTPVVGILGVLDDVARRTPVAFAEEGETLLLLGVTSGDFGGSEWAWVEHRHLGGTPPPVDFAAERTLGEILVAGSRDGMLSAAHDLSDGGLAQALVESCLRGGHGARIVLPEDADPFVMLFSESAGRAVVAVPRSEELRFTEMCAARSFPCARIGVVVGDTLDVQGWFTVPLDELRTTWEAPLPALFA; encoded by the coding sequence GTGACGGACACGCAGCCCTATGCCGAGCTCGGCCTCAAGGACGACGAGTACGCCCGCATCCTCGACATCCTCGGCCGGCGGCCGACGGACGAGGAGCTGGCGATGTTCTCGATCATGTGGAGCGAGCACTGCTCGTACAAGTCCTCGAAGGTGCACCTGCGCCGCTTCGGCGACGCCGTCGTGACCAACGAGCGCGTCCTCGCCGGCATCGGCGAGAACGCCGGCGTCATCGACGTCGGCGACGGGCTCGCGGTGACGTTCAAGGTCGAGTCGCACAACCACCCGAGCTTCGTGGAGCCGTACCAGGGCGCGGCCACGGGCGTCGGCGGCATCGTCCGCGACATCCTCGCGATGGGCGCGCGGCCGGTGGCGGTCATGGACTCGCTGCGGTTCGGCGACGCGACCGCGCCGGACACCCGCCGCCTCGTCGACGGCGTCGTCGCGGGCATCTCGGGCTACGGCAACTGCCTCGGCCTCCCGAACATCGGCGGCGAGGTCGTCTTCGACCCGACGTACGCAGGCAACCCGCTCGTCAACGCCCTCTGCCTGGGCGTACTCCCCGTCGAGCGCCTCCATCTCGCGGCCGCCACCGGCGCCGGCAACGTCGTCGTCCTCATCGGCGCCAAGACCGGGCGCGACGGCATCGGCGGCGTCTCGGTGCTCGCGTCCGCGACGTTCGACGAGGGCTCGGAGGCGCGGCGGCCCGCGGTCCAGGTCGGGGACCCGTTCACCGAGAAGGTCCTCATCGAGTGCTGCCTGGAGCTGTACGAGCGCGGCCTCGTCACGGGCATCCAGGACCTCGGCGGCGCGGGGCTCACCTGCGCGACGAGCGAGACCGCGGCCAAGGGCTCCGGCGGCATGCACGTCGACCTCGACAGGGTGCCGCTGCGCGAGCCGTCGATGACCGCGGCCGAGGTGCTCGCGTCGGAGTCGCAGGAACGCATGCTCGCGATCGTGCAGCCGGAGCACCTCGACGAGGTGCTCGCGACCTGCCGCAAGTGGGGCGCGCTGGCCACCCCGATCGGCGAGGTGACGAACGGCGACCGGCTGGTCGTCGACTGGCACGGGCAGACGGTGGTGGACGTGCCGCCGCGCGCGCTGGCCGACGAGGGCCCGGTGTACGAGCGCCCGATGGCCCGCCCCTCCGACCTCGACGCGCTGCAGGCCGACACCCCGGACCGGCTGCCGCGCCCCGCCTCCGGCGCCGACCTGCGCGCGACGCTGCTGCGCCTCGCCGCCTCCCCCAACCTCGCGTCCAAGCGCTGGGTCACCGACCAGTACGACCGCTACGTCCAGGGCAACACCGTCCTCGCCGCCCCGGAGGACGCGGGCGTCGTACGCCTCACCGAGTCCGGTGCCGGCGTCGCGCTCGCTCTCGACGGCAACGGCCGCTACACCCGCCTCGACCCGTACGCCGGCGCGCAGCTCGCGCTCGCCGAGGCGTGCCGCAACGTCGCCGCCGTCGGCGCCGTGCCGATCGCCGCGACCGACTGCCTCAACTTCGGCTCCCCCGAGGACCCCGAGGTCATGTGGCAGTTCGCGGAGGCCGTCCGCGGGCTCGCCGACGGCTGTGTCGCGATGGGCACGCCGGTCATCGGCGGCAACGTGTCCTTCTACAACCAGACAGGGGATGTGGCCATCAACCCGACGCCGGTCGTCGGCATCCTCGGCGTGCTCGACGACGTGGCGCGGCGTACGCCGGTGGCGTTCGCCGAGGAGGGCGAGACGCTCCTGCTGCTGGGCGTGACTTCCGGCGACTTCGGCGGCTCGGAGTGGGCCTGGGTCGAGCACCGGCACCTCGGCGGCACGCCGCCGCCGGTGGACTTCGCGGCCGAGAGGACGCTCGGCGAGATCCTCGTCGCCGGCTCGCGCGACGGCATGCTCTCCGCGGCGCACGACCTCTCCGACGGCGGCCTCGCGCAGGCGCTGGTCGAGTCCTGCCTGCGCGGCGGGCACGGCGCGCGCATCGTGCTGCCGGAGGACGCCGACCCGTTCGTCATGCTCTTCTCCGAGTCGGCGGGCCGCGCGGTCGTCGCGGTGCCGCGCAGCGAGGAGCTGCGGTTCACGGAGATGTGCGCCGCACGGTCGTTCCCCTGCGCGCGGATCGGCGTCGTCGTGGGCGACACGCTCGACGTGCAGGGCTGGTTCACGGTGCCGCTGGACGAGCTGCGGACGACGTGGGAGGCGCCGCTCCCCGCGCTGTTCGCGTGA
- a CDS encoding Fic family protein: MADEGYQPFPDISAWTAVPFDPTTYDQYAALLEQARAEATEEAREHAVKTAMRYAGTDTGAIEGLYTTDRGFTRTVAIEAAGWEAAANERGPNAAAIIKDQIEAYEWVLDLVAESRPVTEHVIRELHVMLCRSQDTYVVHTEVGPQEQPLPKGQYKTLPNNPTSLATGQIHHYAPPDMVAPEMARLVASLSSESYLAAHPVVQAAYLHYSFVAIHPFADGNGRVSRALASVPLYRALRVPFMLLREDRDEYLDCLAAADSGDLRRFVSFVVERVIETVDLAVLTVRAGAQADQAGSLARLRDLVTGVGGLSHDQLDAVANRLLDAVHSEVSEQVAALSLPVGVSLTVDVRQGRFDAPGYRSSVADPRIVQINAESHPPAGARRAIRIVTLIATDDDCPAFLVAGMGRRAEFAVRDVEPTLRTVARVKISALVTEIIAAALEALTEAAEDTLRKSGYLG, encoded by the coding sequence GTGGCGGACGAGGGATACCAGCCGTTCCCCGACATCTCGGCGTGGACAGCGGTGCCGTTCGACCCGACGACGTACGACCAGTACGCCGCGCTCCTCGAACAGGCTCGCGCCGAGGCGACCGAGGAGGCGCGCGAGCACGCCGTGAAGACGGCGATGCGGTACGCGGGCACCGACACCGGAGCCATCGAAGGGCTCTACACGACCGATCGTGGCTTCACCCGCACCGTCGCCATCGAGGCCGCGGGCTGGGAGGCGGCGGCGAACGAGCGAGGCCCCAACGCCGCGGCGATCATCAAGGACCAGATCGAGGCGTACGAGTGGGTGCTCGACCTCGTGGCCGAGTCGCGGCCGGTCACCGAGCACGTGATTCGCGAGCTCCACGTGATGCTCTGCCGCAGCCAGGACACGTACGTCGTACACACCGAGGTGGGGCCGCAGGAGCAGCCGCTACCGAAGGGGCAGTACAAGACGCTGCCCAACAACCCGACCAGTCTCGCGACGGGTCAGATCCACCACTACGCGCCGCCGGACATGGTCGCGCCGGAGATGGCGCGGCTCGTGGCGTCGCTGTCGTCGGAGTCGTATCTCGCCGCTCATCCGGTGGTGCAGGCGGCGTACCTGCATTACTCGTTCGTGGCGATCCACCCGTTCGCCGACGGGAACGGCCGCGTCTCCCGCGCGCTCGCGTCGGTTCCGCTGTACCGCGCGCTGCGCGTGCCGTTCATGCTGCTGCGCGAGGACCGCGACGAGTACCTCGACTGCCTAGCGGCCGCCGACTCCGGTGACCTACGCAGGTTCGTCTCGTTCGTTGTCGAGCGCGTCATCGAGACCGTGGATCTTGCTGTCCTCACGGTCCGAGCCGGCGCGCAGGCTGACCAGGCAGGGTCGTTGGCGCGACTCAGGGACCTCGTCACGGGTGTTGGCGGGCTCAGCCACGACCAGCTTGATGCCGTGGCGAACCGCCTGCTCGACGCAGTTCACTCAGAAGTGTCCGAGCAGGTAGCCGCGCTGTCGCTACCGGTGGGTGTGTCGCTCACGGTGGACGTCCGTCAAGGACGGTTCGATGCGCCGGGCTACCGGTCGTCTGTTGCGGATCCCCGCATCGTTCAGATCAACGCGGAGTCGCATCCGCCCGCGGGCGCGCGGCGGGCGATCCGCATCGTCACGCTGATCGCCACGGACGACGACTGCCCCGCATTCCTCGTCGCCGGGATGGGTCGCCGAGCTGAGTTCGCCGTACGCGACGTCGAGCCGACGCTACGTACAGTGGCGCGCGTCAAGATCAGCGCCCTCGTCACTGAGATCATCGCCGCGGCGCTGGAGGCGCTCACCGAGGCAGCGGAGGACACGCTCCGGAAGAGCGGGTACCTCGGTTAG
- the purD gene encoding phosphoribosylamine--glycine ligase, with product MRVLVIGNGAREHALCLALRRDPAVRHLVCAPGNAGTAQVAETRHVDPLDGDAVADLADAVDADLTVIGPEAPLVAGVADAVRARGRACFGPSAEAAQLEGSKAFAKDVMARAGVPTAGYAVCETGDEVEAALDEYEPPYVVKDDGLAGGKGVVVTTDRAAAAEHARGKRVVIEEYLDGPEVSLFGITDGTTVLPLQPAQDFKRIGDGDTGPNTGGMGAYSPLPWADPGLTDEVTRTVLQPTIDEMRRRGTPFQGLLYAGLAITKNGPKVIEFNARFGDPETQVVLARLKTPLAQLLHQAATGSLAGTTLDWDDQAAVTVVMAALGYPGKPTTGQPIDGLTEAAKAADVLHAGTRLEDGKVLTNGGRVLSVTATGSDLNTARTKAYEAVGRISFPGAQWRTDIAATAAG from the coding sequence GTGAGAGTTCTTGTCATCGGCAACGGCGCCCGCGAGCACGCCCTCTGCCTCGCCCTGCGCCGCGACCCCGCGGTACGCCACCTCGTCTGCGCCCCAGGCAACGCCGGCACCGCGCAGGTCGCCGAGACCCGCCACGTCGATCCCCTCGACGGCGACGCCGTCGCCGACCTCGCCGACGCCGTGGACGCCGACCTCACGGTCATCGGCCCCGAGGCGCCGCTGGTCGCCGGCGTCGCGGATGCCGTACGCGCCCGCGGCCGCGCCTGCTTCGGCCCCTCCGCCGAGGCGGCCCAGCTGGAGGGCAGCAAGGCGTTCGCCAAGGACGTCATGGCGCGCGCCGGCGTCCCGACGGCGGGCTACGCCGTCTGCGAGACCGGCGACGAGGTGGAGGCCGCGCTGGACGAGTACGAGCCGCCGTACGTCGTCAAGGACGACGGCCTGGCCGGCGGCAAGGGCGTCGTCGTCACCACGGACCGCGCCGCCGCCGCCGAGCACGCCCGCGGCAAGCGGGTCGTGATCGAGGAGTACCTGGACGGCCCCGAGGTGAGCCTGTTCGGTATCACGGATGGCACGACGGTGCTGCCGCTGCAGCCCGCGCAGGACTTCAAGCGCATCGGCGACGGCGACACCGGCCCGAACACCGGCGGCATGGGCGCCTACTCGCCGCTCCCCTGGGCCGACCCCGGCCTGACCGACGAGGTCACGAGAACGGTCCTCCAGCCGACGATCGACGAGATGCGCCGCAGGGGAACGCCGTTCCAGGGCCTGCTCTACGCCGGTCTCGCGATCACGAAGAACGGCCCGAAGGTCATCGAGTTCAACGCCCGCTTCGGCGACCCCGAGACGCAGGTCGTCCTCGCCCGCCTGAAGACCCCGCTGGCGCAGCTGCTCCACCAGGCCGCCACCGGCAGCCTCGCAGGCACCACCCTGGACTGGGACGACCAGGCAGCCGTCACGGTCGTCATGGCCGCGCTCGGCTACCCGGGCAAGCCCACCACGGGCCAGCCGATCGACGGGCTGACCGAAGCCGCCAAGGCAGCAGACGTCCTCCACGCCGGCACCCGCCTCGAGGACGGCAAGGTCCTCACGAACGGCGGCCGGGTCCTCTCGGTCACGGCCACGGGCTCCGACCTGAACACCGCAAGAACGAAGGCGTACGAGGCCGTCGGCCGGATCTCCTTCCCCGGCGCCCAGTGGCGCACGGACATCGCGGCGACAGCCGCCGGTTAG